Proteins co-encoded in one Paracrocinitomix mangrovi genomic window:
- a CDS encoding ABC transporter ATPase: MDLPKHARTWIFQSNRKLNQEEVEYLNKELGAFVKEWAAHGNDLYGQFEVIYDLFILIAVDENRAPASGCSIDTLNRKIQELGDKLNVNFFDRLQIAYEATDTSIHIASMEQFKQKLSAGELNENTVVYNNLVANIDEFEDNWRTTVANSWHKNLMSLI; this comes from the coding sequence ATGGATTTGCCTAAACACGCACGTACATGGATTTTTCAGTCTAACAGAAAACTGAATCAAGAAGAGGTGGAGTACCTAAACAAGGAATTGGGTGCTTTTGTGAAGGAATGGGCGGCACATGGCAATGATTTGTACGGTCAGTTTGAAGTAATTTATGACTTGTTTATCTTGATTGCTGTAGACGAAAACAGAGCACCTGCTTCTGGTTGTTCAATAGACACACTCAATCGAAAAATCCAGGAATTGGGAGATAAATTAAACGTAAACTTTTTTGACAGATTGCAAATAGCTTACGAAGCAACTGATACAAGTATTCACATTGCAAGTATGGAGCAATTCAAACAAAAATTATCCGCAGGAGAACTAAACGAAAATACGGTTGTCTATAACAATTTAGTGGCAAATATTGATGAGTTTGAAGATAATTGGAGAACCACTGTTGCCAATTCATGGCACAAAAATCTGATGAGTTTAATTTGA